GCCCAACCAACCCCAAAACGATCAGAAATAAAACTACAATTAACGACCAAAGTCGCCACTCATATTCGACTTGCTCTCGCATAAACTATATTTTGATCATTACTACTTCTGAAGATAGAGGTATCTGCATCGCAAGCTGGTGTTGTGCTACCTGCTGAACTCTAGACTGCGCTCCCCAAGCACTATGTTCTAACAACAACTTATTACTTTCTGATTGCAAGTACTCAGTTTCTACTCTTACCTTCTGATTATTAATCGACAAACGACGATTGAGATCTTTAACATAGATCACACCCAAAGCTGAGACCAAACACAAAATCATTAAAAAGAGCATTCTTAGCTCTGAAAGACTAAAACTAAGAGAGACACCCTTGGTAAATGTATTTTCTGCTAATGCTACTCTTGCTACTGCATTCATTTTAATTTCTCCATTATCCTTAACACGGCGCTTCTGGAACGAGGGTTACTTGCAACCTCTTGCTCAGTTGCCCTAATAGCTCGACCCACTGCTCCAAGACACCTTGAAAGTTCCCTATCACATACAGGCACCCATTTAGGTATCCCACCACTTTGCTGCTCTTTAATAAAATTTTTTACTATTCGATCTTCTAGCGAATGAAAACTAATCACCGCTAAACGACCACCAACTTTGAGCATCTTTAAGGACTGATCTAAAAACTCTTTCAGCTCCGTAAGCTCATTATTAATCAATATTCTAATCGCCTGAAAAGTCCTAGTAGCTGGATGCTTGTGTTCCTCCCATCTGGGATGAGCCACACTCACAATTTCAGCCAATCTACCTGTGGTAGTAATCGGTTGAATCTTGCGCTCAGCAACAATATTCTTTGCTATCCTTCTACTAAATTTCTCTTCACCATATTCCTTTAAAACTCTACTAATTTCTTCCTCTTGCGCCGCTTGCAACCAACTAGCTGCGGTGAGCAACTGACTTTGATCCATCCTCATATCTAATGGACCATCGCGCATAAAACTAAATCCACGCTGTGGATCATCAAGCTGCGGTGAAGAAACACCCAAATCAACTAAGATACCACTAACCTTACCCAAGTAATCTAAACCGCCAAACCACGCTAAAAGCTTAGTAAATGAACCTTGTCTCACTATTACTCTAGGATCTTTAAGCTGATGTGCAATCTCAATCGCTTCTTGATCCTTATCTACACAAACTAATACGCCTTTTTCACCCAGAGATTTCAAAATCTCTTGAGAGTGACCACCGCGACCAAAAGTTGCATCTACATAAATTCCGTTTTTATCAACTATCAAGCCATCTATAACCTCATTAACTAAAACTGGTTGATGAGCAAAATGACCATTACCTTCACCTACCACAAATGATGCTTTACTACTTGCTCCCGGTGATCCTCTTTTTTTCATCATTTACAATGACAACAACTGCAACTCTGGCGGTAAAGTATCATTATCACCAATACCTTCATTCAGCCATTTATTGCGTCCTTCGCCCCAAACATTTTTATCCCACAACTCAAATTTTTTACCTTGTCCGACCAATACCAATTGCTTATTAATTGAGGCATATTCTCTTAATAATGGTGGCAACAACAATCTACCATTACCATCCATCTCAAGCTCAGTAGCATGACCAATTAAAAGCCTTTG
The Candidatus Dependentiae bacterium genome window above contains:
- the rsmH gene encoding 16S rRNA (cytosine(1402)-N(4))-methyltransferase RsmH, with protein sequence MKKRGSPGASSKASFVVGEGNGHFAHQPVLVNEVIDGLIVDKNGIYVDATFGRGGHSQEILKSLGEKGVLVCVDKDQEAIEIAHQLKDPRVIVRQGSFTKLLAWFGGLDYLGKVSGILVDLGVSSPQLDDPQRGFSFMRDGPLDMRMDQSQLLTAASWLQAAQEEEISRVLKEYGEEKFSRRIAKNIVAERKIQPITTTGRLAEIVSVAHPRWEEHKHPATRTFQAIRILINNELTELKEFLDQSLKMLKVGGRLAVISFHSLEDRIVKNFIKEQQSGGIPKWVPVCDRELSRCLGAVGRAIRATEQEVASNPRSRSAVLRIMEKLK
- the ftsL gene encoding cell division protein FtsL, giving the protein MNAVARVALAENTFTKGVSLSFSLSELRMLFLMILCLVSALGVIYVKDLNRRLSINNQKVRVETEYLQSESNKLLLEHSAWGAQSRVQQVAQHQLAMQIPLSSEVVMIKI
- the mraZ gene encoding division/cell wall cluster transcriptional repressor MraZ; protein product: MFRGINAINLDSKGRISMPARYRAAIESESKGQLVITIDTEERCLLLYPLPTWEEIEKKIESLPSFNQVTRRIQRLLIGHATELEMDGNGRLLLPPLLREYASINKQLVLVGQGKKFELWDKNVWGEGRNKWLNEGIGDNDTLPPELQLLSL